The genomic stretch TCGGTCTGCTCGGTTTGTGGCAATTGCATGAAAGTCTCCTATCGAGAAGTCTTGCGAGTTGGCGGCGCGTGGTTCGACTCCGCCCTTTCAGGCCCGCACGGCCTGAACACCGGTAGTAAGGGAGATGTCGTTATAAAACTACTCGGTCGCAGCCACAACACTCAACAGGCTCACTCGCGGTCTTTTCACCGTGTTCGACGCCCGCCGTTACGAGGTCCGACAGAAGATTCGCATCGGCAACACGTACAACATCTACGAGGCGGGTGCCGACGAGCCCTTCCTCGAATCCGCCCAGAAGAAGTTCCGGCTGAAGGAGGACTTCCGGTTCGACGACCCCGAGACGGGCGAGGAACGGTTCCGCGTGAAGGCCGACAGCGTCCTCGACATCACCGCCGCCTACGACATCGTCGACAGCCGAACCGACGAGCGGGTCGGGTCGGTCAAACGCAGTGCCAAGTCCTTCTTCAAACACGAGTACGCCCTCCTCGGTCCCGACGGCGAGCAGGTCGCGACGGTGAAGGAGGACAGCTGGCTCCGAGCCGTGCTCCGACGCGGTCTCACGACGCTCATCCCCTTCTCCTACAACATCGAGGGATCGAACGGTGACCGTCTCGGCGACGTCTCCGGACAGTTCACGCCCGTCCGTGACCGCTACACCATCGACCTCGCTGACGACGGCC from Halogranum gelatinilyticum encodes the following:
- a CDS encoding LURP-one-related/scramblase family protein yields the protein MFDARRYEVRQKIRIGNTYNIYEAGADEPFLESAQKKFRLKEDFRFDDPETGEERFRVKADSVLDITAAYDIVDSRTDERVGSVKRSAKSFFKHEYALLGPDGEQVATVKEDSWLRAVLRRGLTTLIPFSYNIEGSNGDRLGDVSGQFTPVRDRYTIDLADDGLDPRLAVIGTVVIDAIEEN